One segment of Mycolicibacterium sp. YH-1 DNA contains the following:
- a CDS encoding acyl-CoA dehydrogenase family protein, whose amino-acid sequence MADTHVVTNQVPPLQDYNPATSPVLTEALIREGGEWGLDEVAALGALSGSPQAQRWGELADRNRPVLHTHDRTGHRVDEVEYDPAYHELMTVAVGHGLHAAPWADDRPGAHVVRAAKTSVWTPEPGHICPISMTYAVVPALRFNPELSAVYEPLLSSRVYDPELKVPNRKAGITAGMSMTEKQGGSDVRAGTTAAVPNGFGTYSITGHKWFTSAPMCDIFLVLAQAPGGLSCFLLPRILPDGTRNRMFLQRLKDKLGNHANASSEVEYDGAIAWLVGEEGRGVPTIIEMVNLTRLDCTLGSATSMRSGLARAIHHAAHRKAFGAYLIDQPLMRNVLADLAVEAEAATMLAMRMAGATDKAVRGDERETMLRRIGLAAAKYWVCKRATPHAAEAMECLGGNGYVEESGMPRLYREAPLMGIWEGSGNVSALDTLRAMATRPECIEVLFDELGSAAGQDARLDAHVATLRRTLGAEGDLETIEYRARKVAEDISLALQGSLLVRHGHPAVAEAFLASRLGGQWGAAFGTLPTGLDLAPILERAMVKG is encoded by the coding sequence ATGGCAGACACACACGTCGTCACCAATCAAGTTCCACCGCTGCAGGATTACAACCCCGCGACCTCGCCGGTCCTCACTGAGGCGCTGATCCGCGAGGGCGGCGAGTGGGGCCTGGACGAGGTCGCCGCCCTGGGCGCGCTGTCCGGGAGTCCGCAGGCGCAGCGTTGGGGCGAACTCGCCGACCGCAACCGGCCGGTGCTGCACACCCACGACCGGACCGGCCATCGCGTCGACGAGGTGGAGTACGACCCCGCCTATCACGAACTGATGACCGTCGCGGTCGGTCACGGTCTGCACGCCGCGCCGTGGGCCGACGACCGTCCCGGCGCGCACGTGGTGCGGGCCGCGAAGACGTCGGTGTGGACGCCGGAACCCGGTCACATCTGTCCGATCTCGATGACCTATGCAGTGGTGCCAGCGCTGCGCTTCAACCCGGAGCTGTCGGCCGTCTACGAACCGCTGCTGAGCAGTCGTGTCTACGATCCCGAACTCAAGGTCCCCAACCGCAAGGCGGGCATCACCGCCGGCATGTCGATGACGGAGAAGCAGGGCGGCTCCGACGTTCGGGCGGGCACCACCGCGGCAGTGCCCAACGGGTTCGGGACGTACAGCATCACCGGACACAAGTGGTTCACCTCGGCGCCGATGTGCGACATCTTCCTGGTGCTCGCGCAGGCACCGGGCGGGCTCAGCTGCTTCCTGCTGCCGCGCATCCTGCCCGACGGCACTCGCAACAGGATGTTTCTGCAGCGGCTCAAGGACAAGCTCGGCAACCACGCCAACGCCTCCAGCGAGGTGGAGTACGACGGGGCGATCGCCTGGCTCGTCGGCGAGGAGGGCCGCGGTGTGCCGACCATCATCGAGATGGTCAACCTGACCCGCCTGGACTGCACGCTGGGCAGCGCCACCAGCATGCGCAGCGGCCTGGCCCGCGCGATTCATCACGCCGCACACCGAAAGGCATTCGGCGCGTACCTGATAGATCAGCCGCTGATGCGCAACGTTCTTGCCGACCTCGCCGTGGAGGCCGAGGCCGCGACAATGCTCGCGATGCGGATGGCCGGCGCCACCGACAAGGCCGTCCGCGGTGATGAACGCGAGACGATGCTGCGCCGTATCGGCCTGGCCGCCGCGAAGTACTGGGTGTGCAAGCGCGCGACACCGCATGCGGCCGAGGCGATGGAATGCCTCGGCGGCAACGGCTACGTCGAGGAGTCGGGTATGCCGCGCCTCTACCGTGAGGCGCCGCTCATGGGTATCTGGGAGGGTTCGGGCAACGTCAGCGCGCTGGACACGCTGCGCGCCATGGCGACTCGGCCGGAGTGCATCGAGGTGCTCTTCGACGAGTTGGGCAGCGCTGCCGGTCAGGATGCCCGCCTGGACGCTCACGTCGCCACCCTGCGGAGGACACTTGGCGCCGAAGGTGACCTCGAGACCATCGAGTACCGAGCGCGCAAGGTGGCCGAGGACATCTCGCTGGCCCTGCAGGGCTCGCTGCTGGTGCGCCACGGCCATCCCGCCGTCGCCGAGGCGTTCCTGGCCAGCAGGCTCGGCGGGCAGTGGGGTGCTGCGTTCGGAACCCTGCCCACGGGACTGGATCTCGCGCCTATCCTTGAGCGCGCCATGGTCAAGGGATGA
- a CDS encoding amino acid ABC transporter ATP-binding protein codes for MTKAEEAPLISARNLHKRFGDIEVLRGVTLEIARGEVVAIIGPSGSGKTTLVRTLNALETIDEGEIVVDGICLQRASGGELEKLDRRRIRDARRELGMVFQRFNLFPHLSALGNVMCAPRSVNKVTAEESESVARALLAQMGLADRADNYPHQLSGGQQQRVAIARALAMQPKAMLFDEATSALDPELVGEVLKVMRDLAEQGMTMVIVTHEMRFAQRVADRIIVMDKGVIIESGPPDQIFSQPTQARTATFLHAVLHPDDL; via the coding sequence ATGACCAAAGCCGAGGAAGCGCCGCTCATCTCGGCACGGAACCTGCACAAGCGGTTCGGTGACATCGAGGTGCTCCGCGGCGTGACACTGGAGATCGCCCGTGGTGAGGTGGTGGCGATCATCGGGCCCAGCGGCTCGGGCAAGACGACCCTGGTTCGCACGCTCAACGCGCTGGAGACCATCGACGAAGGCGAGATCGTCGTTGACGGAATCTGCTTGCAGCGTGCCAGCGGTGGCGAGCTCGAGAAGTTGGATCGACGACGAATCCGCGACGCTCGTCGTGAATTGGGCATGGTGTTCCAGCGATTCAATCTGTTCCCCCACCTCTCGGCGCTCGGGAACGTGATGTGTGCGCCGCGTTCGGTGAACAAGGTCACGGCGGAAGAGTCCGAGTCGGTAGCTCGCGCGCTGCTCGCGCAGATGGGTCTTGCCGACCGGGCGGACAACTACCCCCACCAGCTGTCCGGCGGCCAACAGCAGAGGGTGGCCATCGCTAGGGCGTTGGCCATGCAGCCGAAGGCGATGCTGTTCGACGAGGCGACGTCGGCTCTTGACCCCGAACTGGTCGGAGAGGTCCTCAAGGTGATGCGCGATCTCGCCGAGCAGGGCATGACGATGGTCATCGTCACCCACGAAATGCGATTCGCGCAGCGTGTCGCCGACCGCATCATCGTCATGGACAAGGGCGTCATCATTGAATCGGGACCGCCCGACCAGATCTTCTCTCAACCCACCCAGGCCCGTACGGCGACGTTCCTGCACGCCGTGCTGCATCCCGACGACCTCTAG
- a CDS encoding arginase family protein, with the protein MDSPRTSPERLDLAFTGIPVFLRSPIVTDLANLDADFAFLGFPSDEGTGWYPGSRFGPRSIREMSLRFVSCNTGAAAGFWDIDEGKRYLQREMEQNRIVDCGDVDIIYTQPDLTWDKGTETVRQIIAAGALPIIGGGDHAATFSVARAFDHDFQVVHFDAHLDYQPYTHAVQHAHGNPIRKVKELANVRSLTQVGIRSYRSVQEDYLDSVRDGNFVLTTKQFQAGGNDRLFPTLQPDLPVYLSVDVDVLDMTLAPGVGTPEPSGLLYDELRDAMCGLADNYDVCGLDIVELNPMLDNPNKSTAFLATQLIVEFMGHVAERRGAQRAATASQTVNGSR; encoded by the coding sequence ATGGACTCACCACGCACATCGCCGGAACGGCTGGACCTCGCATTCACGGGCATTCCGGTGTTCTTGCGGTCACCGATCGTCACCGACCTCGCCAATCTCGATGCCGACTTCGCGTTTCTGGGCTTCCCCAGCGATGAGGGCACCGGGTGGTATCCAGGTTCTCGATTCGGCCCGCGCAGCATCCGCGAGATGTCGCTGCGTTTCGTCTCCTGTAATACCGGGGCGGCCGCCGGCTTCTGGGATATCGACGAGGGCAAGCGGTACCTGCAGCGCGAGATGGAACAGAATCGCATCGTCGACTGCGGTGATGTGGACATCATCTACACCCAGCCGGATCTGACATGGGACAAGGGCACCGAGACGGTGCGTCAGATCATCGCGGCGGGGGCACTACCGATCATCGGTGGCGGCGACCACGCGGCGACGTTCTCCGTGGCGCGTGCCTTCGACCACGACTTTCAGGTGGTGCACTTCGACGCACACCTGGACTACCAGCCGTACACGCATGCGGTGCAGCACGCGCACGGCAACCCAATCCGGAAGGTCAAGGAGCTGGCGAACGTGCGCAGCCTGACCCAGGTCGGTATCCGCAGCTACCGTTCCGTGCAAGAGGACTACCTGGACTCCGTCCGCGACGGCAACTTCGTCCTCACCACCAAGCAGTTTCAGGCGGGCGGTAACGACCGTCTCTTCCCCACCCTGCAGCCGGATCTGCCTGTGTACCTCAGCGTCGACGTCGACGTCCTGGACATGACCTTGGCTCCAGGAGTGGGCACGCCCGAACCCTCCGGGCTGCTCTATGACGAGCTTCGAGACGCCATGTGTGGGCTTGCGGACAATTACGATGTTTGTGGACTCGACATCGTCGAACTCAATCCGATGTTGGACAACCCCAACAAGTCGACGGCGTTCCTCGCGACGCAGTTGATCGTCGAGTTCATGGGCCACGTGGCAGAGCGCCGCGGTGCGCAGCGAGCCGCCACGGCGAGCCAGACGGTCAACGGGTCGCGCTGA
- a CDS encoding LamB/YcsF family protein, whose amino-acid sequence MTATRVISLNTDIGEGFGPWQIADDSALLRVVTDANLACGFHASDPDIMRRTCDVAAERGITVGAQVGYHDLRGFGRRFIEVDPTSITNDVLYQLGALSAFVTAAGSRIGYLKIHGALYHAAVARADYADAVIRAIALYDLDLPMMCQPGTSLFAAAKSVGLRTIAEGYIDRAYTAEGLLVPRDVAGSVVTDRDECVRRALQLALENRIEAIDGTVIDVTADSLCIHSDSAGAPELARAVRDALEGAGVVVEALGHPSRAGA is encoded by the coding sequence ATGACGGCAACCAGGGTGATCTCGCTCAATACGGACATCGGCGAGGGATTCGGGCCGTGGCAGATCGCCGACGACTCAGCGCTTCTGCGGGTCGTCACCGACGCGAACCTGGCCTGCGGGTTCCACGCGTCTGACCCCGACATCATGCGCCGAACTTGCGATGTGGCCGCCGAGCGAGGGATCACCGTGGGAGCCCAGGTCGGCTATCACGATCTCCGCGGCTTCGGCCGCCGCTTCATAGAAGTCGATCCGACCAGCATCACCAATGACGTTCTGTACCAACTGGGTGCGCTGAGCGCCTTCGTGACTGCCGCAGGCAGCAGGATCGGCTATCTGAAGATCCACGGCGCGCTTTATCACGCCGCCGTGGCCCGCGCCGACTACGCGGACGCCGTGATTCGTGCGATCGCCCTCTACGACCTGGACCTGCCGATGATGTGCCAGCCGGGCACTTCATTGTTCGCGGCAGCCAAATCGGTGGGCCTGCGCACGATCGCCGAGGGCTACATCGACCGCGCCTACACGGCAGAGGGCCTCCTGGTACCTCGCGACGTGGCGGGTTCGGTCGTGACCGATCGAGACGAATGTGTCAGGAGGGCACTGCAACTCGCGCTCGAGAATCGCATCGAGGCGATCGACGGGACGGTGATCGATGTGACTGCCGACTCGTTGTGCATCCACTCCGACTCCGCCGGGGCGCCGGAACTTGCGCGCGCCGTGCGCGATGCGCTGGAGGGAGCCGGGGTCGTCGTCGAAGCGCTCGGCCACCCATCCCGTGCCGGTGCCTAG
- a CDS encoding SDR family NAD(P)-dependent oxidoreductase: protein MTGASRGIGREVAQAFAELGDRVAVHYSASRAGAERTAAQLPGDGHAVVAGDLADPLQARQIVADAIAALGRVDVLINNAGIAPTVENAHRIAEVDFERWCAAWTGMVDVNLLGTANVTWAAARHMIEHGSGGRIINVGSRGAFVGEPDHPAYAASKAAMHAMSQSLALALAPHNIAVSAIAPGFVATERQQVKLDGAQGAAIRGQSPFARVGTTREIASGIVYLASADAEWASGAILDLNGASYLRT, encoded by the coding sequence GTGACCGGAGCGTCGCGCGGAATCGGACGCGAGGTGGCGCAGGCGTTCGCCGAACTGGGCGATCGCGTCGCGGTCCACTACTCGGCCAGCCGCGCAGGCGCCGAGCGCACCGCGGCGCAACTTCCCGGTGACGGTCACGCGGTCGTCGCCGGCGACCTCGCAGATCCCCTGCAGGCGCGCCAGATCGTGGCCGACGCAATCGCCGCGCTGGGCAGAGTTGACGTGCTGATCAACAACGCCGGCATCGCTCCAACCGTCGAGAACGCGCACCGGATTGCCGAGGTCGACTTCGAGCGGTGGTGCGCAGCCTGGACCGGCATGGTCGACGTCAACCTGCTGGGCACAGCGAACGTGACGTGGGCGGCGGCGCGTCACATGATCGAGCACGGATCGGGAGGGCGCATCATCAACGTGGGCTCACGCGGAGCGTTCGTCGGCGAACCGGACCACCCCGCCTATGCGGCGAGCAAGGCAGCGATGCACGCCATGAGCCAGTCATTGGCGCTTGCGCTGGCACCACACAACATTGCCGTAAGCGCGATCGCACCGGGTTTCGTCGCCACCGAAAGGCAGCAGGTCAAGCTCGACGGCGCGCAGGGCGCCGCGATTCGCGGGCAAAGCCCGTTCGCCCGGGTAGGCACCACACGCGAAATCGCATCGGGCATTGTCTATCTCGCATCGGCGGACGCCGAGTGGGCATCGGGCGCGATCTTGGACCTCAACGGCGCTTCCTACCTGCGTACTTAA
- a CDS encoding PaaX family transcriptional regulator C-terminal domain-containing protein, producing MTARSVVLSVLLGAHPAWASAGELIRLTADFDIRESTLRVALTRMVGAGDLVRSADGYRLSERLLARQRRQDDALDPRVRSWDGLWTTVIVTSVGIDARSRAALRTALQEKRFGELREGVWMRPANLEADLRGGLRERVRVLAARDDNPADLASRLWDLPTWADNGNRLLDEMASAADIPGRFTAAAAAVRHLLTDPVLPAELLPGDWPGDALRAAYHDFATELVARRDDAALMEAT from the coding sequence ATGACGGCGCGCTCGGTGGTGCTGAGCGTGTTGCTCGGCGCGCACCCGGCGTGGGCGTCGGCGGGTGAACTGATCAGGTTGACAGCAGATTTCGACATCCGTGAGTCCACGCTTCGGGTGGCGCTGACCCGCATGGTGGGCGCCGGTGACCTGGTCCGATCGGCAGATGGCTACCGGCTGTCGGAGCGGCTTCTCGCCAGACAGCGGCGCCAGGATGATGCGCTGGATCCTCGCGTGCGCAGCTGGGACGGGCTCTGGACGACGGTGATCGTGACGAGCGTGGGCATCGACGCGCGTAGTCGCGCCGCGCTGCGAACAGCACTGCAGGAAAAGCGATTCGGTGAGCTGCGCGAGGGCGTGTGGATGCGGCCCGCGAACCTTGAGGCTGATCTGCGGGGTGGGCTGCGCGAGCGCGTGCGGGTGCTGGCCGCGCGCGACGACAATCCGGCCGATCTCGCCAGTCGGCTGTGGGACCTGCCGACATGGGCGGACAACGGGAATCGGCTCCTCGACGAGATGGCCTCTGCCGCTGACATCCCGGGCCGGTTCACTGCGGCCGCCGCGGCGGTGCGACACCTGCTCACAGACCCGGTGCTACCCGCTGAACTGCTTCCCGGCGACTGGCCCGGTGACGCACTGCGCGCGGCCTATCACGACTTCGCCACCGAACTGGTGGCGCGCCGCGACGACGCGGCACTGATGGAGGCGACATGA
- a CDS encoding ABC transporter substrate-binding protein — protein sequence MFELPRRGRLLPVCLTVIGVLAATACSSGSGGGAPDDVMGTIKERKELTIGTSNDAPWSTVSDSGEATGVVPDILREFLKRAGIEATLKSTAMPFDSLIPSVTSNRIDMIGDAIFATEERAKQVNFTRTIFVNPEGLVVRKGNPDGLETVADLCGRVGATYKGTTWAEDLKNASARCPDGESIEVKVYSTIFEVIQDVAAGRVDGALIDASMAAYALNQNPALGAQLAAGYVSPSLAQSQNALAVNKSDQTFTEAFNPIYDEMLADGTVGKILEQWGLTPAEQFLPK from the coding sequence GTGTTCGAACTGCCTAGAAGAGGTCGTCTCCTGCCCGTGTGCCTGACCGTGATTGGCGTACTTGCCGCCACGGCGTGCTCGTCGGGTTCTGGAGGAGGAGCGCCCGACGACGTCATGGGGACGATCAAGGAGCGGAAGGAGTTGACGATCGGCACGTCCAACGATGCGCCGTGGTCGACGGTGTCGGACTCAGGTGAGGCAACCGGCGTCGTGCCCGACATCCTGCGCGAGTTTCTCAAGCGGGCCGGGATAGAGGCGACGTTGAAGTCGACGGCAATGCCGTTCGACAGCCTCATCCCGTCGGTCACCAGCAATCGCATCGACATGATTGGGGACGCGATCTTCGCCACCGAGGAGCGCGCCAAGCAGGTCAACTTCACGCGCACGATCTTCGTGAATCCCGAGGGACTGGTTGTGCGCAAGGGCAATCCTGACGGGCTCGAGACCGTGGCGGATCTGTGCGGGCGCGTGGGAGCGACCTACAAGGGCACCACGTGGGCTGAGGACCTCAAGAACGCAAGCGCTCGTTGTCCGGACGGGGAGTCGATTGAGGTGAAGGTCTACTCCACCATCTTCGAAGTGATCCAGGACGTCGCGGCCGGCCGTGTCGACGGCGCATTGATCGATGCCTCCATGGCGGCGTATGCGCTGAACCAAAACCCGGCACTCGGCGCGCAATTGGCGGCCGGATATGTGTCGCCGTCATTGGCGCAGAGCCAGAACGCGCTTGCGGTCAACAAGTCCGATCAGACATTTACCGAGGCATTCAATCCGATCTATGACGAGATGCTGGCGGACGGCACAGTCGGCAAGATTCTCGAGCAGTGGGGTCTGACGCCGGCTGAGCAGTTCCTGCCGAAGTGA
- a CDS encoding crotonase/enoyl-CoA hydratase family protein — MSTPGGVRVERNGAVTTVIMNRPAARNAVNGPAAAELLAAFEEFDRDDSASVAVLWGDNETFCAGADLKAFGTPDMNPAHRTGPGPMGPTRMVLSKPVIAAVSGYAVAGGLELALWCDLRIAEEDAVFGVFCRRWGVPLIDGGTVRLPRLIGHGRAMDLILTGRAVGAQEALDMGLANRIAPKGESRRVAEELAAELAGLPQLCMRADRLSMMGQWGMAEAEAIDAEFASLSKVSSESLAGAKRFADGAGRHGAST; from the coding sequence ATGAGTACACCTGGCGGCGTACGGGTCGAGCGCAACGGCGCGGTGACCACGGTAATCATGAACCGGCCCGCGGCCCGCAATGCCGTCAACGGTCCCGCAGCCGCGGAATTGCTCGCGGCGTTCGAGGAGTTCGACCGCGACGATTCGGCGTCTGTGGCGGTGCTCTGGGGAGACAACGAAACCTTCTGTGCGGGCGCGGACCTCAAGGCATTTGGCACGCCAGACATGAACCCGGCACACCGCACCGGACCCGGCCCGATGGGCCCGACGCGGATGGTGCTGTCCAAGCCGGTGATCGCGGCCGTCAGCGGCTACGCCGTTGCGGGCGGTCTCGAGTTGGCCTTGTGGTGTGACCTGCGGATCGCCGAGGAGGACGCGGTGTTCGGCGTGTTCTGTCGGCGCTGGGGTGTGCCGCTCATCGACGGCGGCACGGTTCGGCTACCCCGACTGATCGGCCACGGTCGGGCGATGGACCTCATCCTCACCGGACGCGCCGTCGGCGCCCAGGAGGCGCTGGACATGGGGTTGGCCAATCGCATCGCCCCCAAGGGCGAGTCGCGCCGCGTCGCAGAGGAACTAGCCGCTGAACTCGCCGGGTTGCCGCAGCTGTGCATGCGTGCCGACCGGCTGTCGATGATGGGGCAGTGGGGGATGGCCGAGGCCGAGGCAATCGACGCCGAATTCGCCAGCCTGTCGAAGGTGTCGTCCGAGTCGCTGGCCGGTGCAAAGCGATTCGCCGACGGGGCGGGCAGGCACGGCGCGAGTACCTAA
- a CDS encoding crotonase/enoyl-CoA hydratase family protein: MTHAIRPVDFDDLKTMTYEVTDRVARITFNRPEKGNAIVADTPLELSALVERADLDPAVHVILVSGRGEGFCAGFDLSAYAEGSSSAGGGSPYRDTVLSGQTQGINHLPDRPWDPMIDYQMMSRFVRGFSSLMHADKPTVVKIHGYCVAGGTDIALHADQVIAASDAKIGYPPMRVWGVPAAGLWAHRLGDQRAKRLLFTGDCISGAQAADWGLAVEAPDPADLDERTERLVGRIAAMPVNQLIMAKLALNTALINQGIATSRMVSTVFDGVARHTPEGHAFVAEAREHGFRDAVRSRDEPFGDAGRQTSGV, translated from the coding sequence ATGACGCACGCGATCAGGCCGGTGGACTTCGATGATCTGAAGACCATGACCTACGAGGTGACCGACCGCGTCGCGCGGATCACGTTCAATCGCCCCGAGAAGGGCAACGCGATCGTCGCCGACACGCCGTTGGAACTCTCCGCGCTCGTCGAGCGCGCCGACCTCGACCCCGCCGTGCACGTCATCCTGGTGTCGGGTCGCGGTGAGGGATTCTGCGCCGGCTTCGACCTCTCGGCCTACGCCGAGGGATCGTCCTCGGCGGGAGGTGGCAGCCCGTACCGGGACACCGTGCTCTCCGGCCAGACCCAGGGGATCAACCATCTGCCGGATCGGCCATGGGACCCGATGATCGACTATCAGATGATGAGCCGGTTCGTCCGCGGGTTCTCCAGCTTGATGCACGCCGACAAGCCGACGGTGGTCAAGATCCATGGCTACTGCGTGGCCGGCGGCACCGACATCGCACTGCACGCCGACCAGGTGATCGCCGCATCGGACGCCAAGATCGGCTACCCGCCGATGCGGGTATGGGGCGTGCCCGCCGCCGGACTGTGGGCTCACCGGCTGGGGGATCAGCGCGCCAAACGCCTTCTTTTCACCGGGGATTGCATCTCGGGCGCTCAGGCCGCCGACTGGGGGCTGGCGGTGGAGGCACCCGATCCCGCAGACCTCGACGAGCGCACCGAACGTCTGGTGGGACGCATCGCGGCGATGCCCGTCAACCAGTTGATCATGGCGAAGTTGGCGCTCAACACCGCGCTGATCAACCAGGGCATCGCGACATCTCGGATGGTCAGCACGGTGTTCGACGGCGTCGCGAGACACACCCCCGAGGGGCACGCGTTCGTCGCGGAGGCGCGTGAACATGGCTTCCGGGATGCGGTCCGCAGCCGCGACGAACCGTTCGGCGACGCCGGGCGCCAGACGTCCGGGGTGTGA
- a CDS encoding amino acid ABC transporter permease, whose protein sequence is MPTVEELSEWLPRMMHGLVFTVQITFGAFVLAVVLGLVVAVLRLSPRRRLLYVPATIYVEILRGTPLILQLFFAYFALPSAGLRLSPLVAAILGLGLNTSAYLSEVFRGAILGVDKGQWEASEALAMTWTGMMRHTILPQAFRSAIPPTGNYAIALFKDSALASTVSVSELLFTGQVIGSETFKYMQVYLVIGLLYLALSYPTSRAVLRLERRLDLTTRVPPRRKRPRDPALAASAG, encoded by the coding sequence ATGCCCACAGTCGAGGAACTCAGCGAGTGGTTGCCCCGCATGATGCACGGGTTGGTGTTCACCGTGCAGATCACCTTCGGCGCATTCGTGTTGGCTGTCGTCCTGGGCCTGGTGGTGGCGGTGCTGCGGCTGTCGCCACGTCGACGACTGCTCTACGTCCCGGCGACGATCTATGTCGAGATCCTGCGCGGCACGCCGCTGATCCTTCAGCTGTTCTTCGCGTACTTCGCGCTTCCGTCGGCGGGGCTTCGTCTGTCGCCGTTGGTCGCCGCAATCCTGGGCTTGGGCCTCAACACCAGTGCCTATCTCAGTGAGGTCTTTCGCGGCGCGATCCTGGGAGTGGACAAGGGTCAATGGGAGGCATCCGAGGCACTCGCGATGACGTGGACCGGAATGATGCGGCACACGATCCTGCCTCAGGCATTCCGCTCGGCGATCCCCCCGACGGGCAACTACGCGATCGCGCTCTTCAAGGACAGTGCTCTGGCGTCGACGGTCTCGGTGTCCGAGTTGTTGTTCACCGGCCAGGTGATCGGATCCGAGACGTTCAAATACATGCAGGTGTACTTGGTTATCGGCCTGCTCTATCTCGCATTGAGTTACCCGACGAGTCGCGCGGTACTTCGACTAGAGCGACGGCTCGACCTGACGACTCGCGTTCCGCCTCGGCGTAAGCGCCCGCGCGACCCTGCACTGGCCGCCAGCGCCGGCTAG
- a CDS encoding phosphatase PAP2 family protein → MSAIDQSSIVLTPDEGPKPGRERLLKVIRWTAIAVWAGVVVYRTATDGFAFNRELLLLYISTGLLAASIGQGRRMLYVIRDWLPFALVLVAYDLSRGAATLIGRPTLWHWQADLDRWLFFGTMPTVWLQERLKLPHPPWWEVAISTVYMSFFILPYVVAGVLWLRNREEWKAFVRLFVLLNFAALIVYAAVPAAPPWAAARCTSGDVEGGPSDPRCMFRSARGVTDGGLLGSMQTTNDGANPWIERIVARGWGKLNLHSASALIDQGQASVNLVAAIPSLHAGMTAAIAAFLWHRVNRKWRPLLVAYPLIMAFTLVYTAEHYVVDILLGWAFAAGVMVAINRYKAWRSRSASKSAAPPTSIPPPPPSPDGQIYLPDGLSDGPDGLCASAQPDDIADADVQRRTVVRELDSR, encoded by the coding sequence GTGTCTGCGATTGACCAGTCGTCAATTGTCTTGACGCCAGATGAAGGTCCCAAACCCGGTCGAGAGCGCCTGCTCAAAGTCATTCGATGGACGGCCATCGCCGTCTGGGCGGGCGTCGTGGTGTATCGAACCGCCACCGACGGCTTCGCCTTCAACCGCGAACTGCTGCTGCTCTACATCAGCACCGGCCTCCTGGCGGCCAGCATCGGACAGGGCCGCCGAATGCTCTACGTCATCCGCGACTGGCTGCCGTTCGCGCTGGTACTCGTCGCCTACGACCTGAGCAGGGGAGCGGCGACCCTGATCGGACGCCCCACGCTGTGGCACTGGCAGGCCGACCTGGACCGGTGGCTGTTCTTCGGCACCATGCCCACGGTGTGGCTGCAGGAGCGGCTCAAGCTGCCTCATCCGCCGTGGTGGGAGGTGGCCATCAGCACCGTCTACATGTCGTTCTTCATCCTCCCGTACGTGGTGGCCGGTGTGCTGTGGCTGCGCAACCGCGAGGAGTGGAAGGCCTTCGTCCGCCTGTTCGTATTGCTGAACTTCGCGGCGCTGATCGTCTACGCGGCGGTACCCGCCGCGCCGCCGTGGGCGGCCGCACGATGCACATCCGGTGACGTCGAGGGCGGCCCATCGGACCCGCGCTGCATGTTCCGCTCGGCGCGCGGCGTGACCGACGGCGGCCTGCTCGGGTCCATGCAGACGACCAACGACGGCGCCAACCCCTGGATCGAACGCATCGTCGCGCGTGGCTGGGGCAAGCTCAACCTGCACTCGGCCAGTGCGCTGATCGACCAGGGGCAGGCGAGCGTGAACCTGGTGGCGGCGATTCCGTCACTGCACGCGGGTATGACGGCCGCGATCGCCGCGTTCCTCTGGCACAGGGTGAACCGCAAGTGGCGGCCGCTGCTGGTGGCCTATCCGCTGATCATGGCGTTCACGCTGGTCTACACCGCCGAGCACTACGTGGTGGACATCCTGCTCGGCTGGGCCTTCGCCGCGGGCGTGATGGTCGCCATCAACCGCTACAAGGCGTGGCGGTCCAGATCGGCTTCGAAATCCGCGGCACCACCGACATCGATACCGCCACCGCCACCGTCACCCGACGGACAGATATACCTTCCTGATGGTCTCAGTGACGGTCCAGACGGTCTGTGCGCCAGCGCCCAGCCGGACGACATCGCCGACGCCGACGTGCAGCGTCGGACTGTCGTCCGCGAACTCGACAGTCGCTGA